Proteins found in one Carassius auratus strain Wakin chromosome 12, ASM336829v1, whole genome shotgun sequence genomic segment:
- the LOC113112076 gene encoding protein TANC2-like isoform X3 — MTRLGFLLGDKVSEGSQGPQYRMDEPDDAQGLGVSGRMSPCSTLTSSTSSPPACSPCSTLPPAAPGQAFSSPTSTLESRDSGIIATLTSYSEPMDRSRKHGDGSRSSSLKLWHSYRSTLDSSLYRVDENMTASTYSLNKIPEPGSTHCSSHPTPIYLMPRPNSVAASSWTHLEEQRHAPLRMMRQNTELRGPFAPYRLQDIALKPLLFEVPSITMDSVFTGRDWLFQEVDAYLRPAHSSTNHGVVLVGGIGFGKTAIISRLVALSCHGNRMRQIASESPQGSPKHGDDIPLTQPQTSHGALGGGSCPGTPEMRRRQEEAMRRLASQVVAYHYCQADNAYTCLVPEFVHNVAALLCRSPQLAAYRELLLKEPHIQSTLSLRSCVQDPPAAFRRGVLEPLDTLYKERKISPDEDLIILIDGLNEAEFHKPDYGDTIVSFLCKTIKRFPVWLKLLVTVRTSMQEITKPLAFHRISLDALEEHDAIDHDLQSYILQRIHSSAEIQNNISLNGKMDNTSFSKLSSHLKTLSQGCLLYLKLTFDLIERGYLVLKSSNYKVVPVSLAEVYLLQCNMRFPTQSSFDRALPLLNLALASLHPLSDEQIYQAINSGSVQGALDWDDFQQRMENLSVFLVKRRDGTRMFVHPSFREWLIWREEGEKTKFLCDLRNGHTLLAFWLSRQENRLNRQQTIELGHHILKAHIFKGLSKKVGVSSSVLQGLWVSYSTESLSTALASLRNLYTPNIKVSRLLILGGANVNYRTEVLNNAPLLCVHAHLGYSEMVHLLLENGVSVDSASESGLTPLGYASAAGHLAIVTALCKRGAKLDHLDKLGQCALVHAALRGHLEVMKFLLQSDWGPSPTESQATPSPTRATPPESQQQESEQQTQADAQTPQQTSREPASFSKSVAVQQAFTAAASMGHTEVVSYLLDLPDGDEEDTPRAQMNSYDTLWGETALTAAAGRGKLDVCQMLLEQGSSVTQPNRRGVCPLFSSVRQGHWQTVDLLVSHGADVNLADKQGRTALMMAASEGHLDTVELLVAQGACVDLKDKEGLTALSWGCLKGHLSVVRFLVERGAATDHADKNGRTPLDLAAFYGDSDVVQFLADHGAVIEHVDYSGMRPLDRAVGCRNTSVVLALLKKGAKIDRPATWAMATSKPDIMIILLSKLLEEGDGFYKMGKVKEAAQCYQNALKKFPREGLSEELKTFKELKVSLFLNLSRCRRKMNDFGMAEEFASKALELKPKSYEAFYARARAKRSSRQFVEALEDLREAIKLCPNSREIQRLLQRVDEEYRQVTQSEEPELEPPPSPPPSPLPVEEDEEPPHHTPPPEPRLDDMEPVQDLFEDDEFLEQELEAVSFGFASDIRSNASSLAIICSPPLSPPHHDTGYLSGGHAFEFHPSSSSMSSPTHHSYQSTSPCISPTHQNSHYRQSPPHTSSANQSSYRFSPPPIGSGGNQGMDYQSPPPSPLRRGAPFRGSPPIENMCLYRSQSGSPVRYQQDPLPSRPKSPLLKMSSQRSFQLQSQPSQSSQTSQHHQVQALRLQPSMAQIVRTNQPSNSMYSQLAHPLSSRYQGSSMDVDRDRDREPRLVYQPSLDGRSMSQVQSSLSAGALCHGGRGGPAGVLESNLGKDQIHQRPASAYRSATGGPGGMRFSQTPQISRSQSAAYYPVSKHELERAVAASALPPCQLGSPEIPHLVRRPISAITSDLKQHVPTPRPLIHSQSVNLRFSPSSVNISLGSSCNLAPGFRPSSSMAQMEIPLQSAYERSFDEPSALSPSQSGLYSGEPARSRNTPFMGIIDKTARTQQQYLHQPSRAWPVSSLESVITSPTSPGNLIHQASTASSYSPPTSLGNIAYYNKTNNAQNGHMLEEEYYVQPQPSSLGKLANGGARDRDFLERVSQAPMYQDVKVARTMPVAQAYQEKMYRQLSRDARQCPTSPIKPKRPYVESNV, encoded by the exons CAGAGACACGCTCCGCTGAGAATGATGCGTCAGAACACAGAGCTGCGAG GGCCCTTCGCTCCGTACAGACTGCAGGACATCGCTCTGAAGCCGCTGCTCTTCGAGGTGCCCAGCATCACCATGGACTCTGTGTTCACAGGACGTGATTGGCTCTTCCAGGAGGTCGACGCCTACCTGCGCCCCGCCCACTCCTCCACCAATCACGGCGTGGTCCTGGTGGGCGGCATCGGCTTCGGCAAAACTGCCATCATCTCGCGCCTCGTGGCTCTCAGCTGCCATGGAAACCGCATGCGACAGATCGCCTCCGAGAGCCCACAGGGGTCGCCGAAAC ATGGAGATGACATCCCTCTCACACAGCCGCAGACTTCCCATGGTGCACTGGGAGGAGGAAGCTGCCCTGGAACTCCAGAAATGAGGAGGAGGCAGGAGGAGGCCATGAGGAGGCTTGCatcacag GTCGTGGCGTATCACTACTGTCAGGCAGATAATGCATACACCTGTCTGGTGCCGGAGTTTGTGCACAATGTGGCAGCGCTTCTGTGTCGCTCGCCGCAGCTGGCCGCATACAGAGAGCTTCTGCTGAAGGAGCCGCACATTCAGAGCACGCTCAGTCTGCGATCCTGCGTCCAGGATCCCCCCGCTGCCTTCAGACGAGGCGTGCTAGAACCCCTGGACACACTTTATAAAG AGAGGAAGATCAGTCCAGATGAAGACCTCATCATCCTCATCGATGGTCTGAATGAGGCTGAGTTCCACAAACCAGACTACGGTGACACCATTGTGTCTTTCCTCTGTAAAACCATCAAGAGGTTCCCCGTCTGGCTCAAGCTGCTGGTGACGGTCAGGACCTCCATGCAG GAGATCACCAAACCTCTGGCCTTCCACCGGATCTCTCTGGACGCTCTGGAGGAACACGACGCCATCGACCACGACCTGCAGAGCTACATCCTCCAGCGCATCCACAGCAGCGCAGAGATCCAGAACAACATCTCCCTCAACGGCAAGATGGACAACACCAGCTTCAGCAAGCTGAGCTCACACCTCAAGACCCTCAGCCAGGGCTGCTTGCTCTACCTGAAGCTCACCTTTGACCTGATCGAGCGCGGCTATCTGGTGCTCAAGAGCTCCAACTACAAGGTGGTGCCGGTCAGTCTAGCCGAGGTCTACCTCCTGCAGTGTAACATGCGCTTCCCCACGCAGTCGTCCTTCGACAGGGCCCTGCCGCTGCTCAACCTGGCCCTGGCTTCACTGCATCCTCTCAGCGATGAGCAGATCTACCAGGCCATCAACAGCGGCTCGGTGCAGGGAGCGCTGGACTGGGACGACTTCCAGCAGAGGATGGAGAACCTGTCGGTGTTCCTGGTCAAGAGACGGGATGGGACACGCATGTTTGTGCACCCGTCCTTCAGAGAGTGGCTCATATGGAGAGAGGAGGGAGAGAAGACCAAGTTCCTCTGCGATCTCAG gaatgGCCACACGCTTCTGGCTTTCTGGTTGTCCAGACAAGAAAACAGACTCAACAGACAGCAGACGATTGAGCTGGGTCACCATATCCTGAAAGCACACATATTCAAG GGACTGAGTAAGAAGGTTGGGGTTTCTTCATCCGTCCTGCAAGGGCTGTGGGTGTCATACAGCACCGAGAGTTTATCCACAGCTCTGGCGTCGCTCAGAAACCTTTACACACCCAACATTAAG GTGTCCCGGCTGCTGATTCTGGGCGGCGCTAATGTGAATTACCGTACGGAGGTGTTAAACAACGCTCCGCTGCTGTGTGTGCACGCTCACCTGGGCTACTCGGAGATGGTGCACCTGCTGCTGGAGAACGGCGTCAGTGTGGACTCTGCATCTGAGAGCGGCCTCACTCCGCTGGGCTACGCCTCCGCCGCCGGACACCTGGCCATCGTCACTGCCCTGTGCAAGAGGGGAGCAAAG CTCGACCACCTGGACAAGCTCGGTCAATGTGCTCTAGTGCATGCTGCTCTCCGAGGACATCTGGAGGTGATGAAGTTTCTCCTTCAGAGTGACTGGGGCCCCTCCCCCACTGAGTCACAGGCCACGCCCTCCCCCACACGAGCCACGCCCCCAGAGTCACAGCAGCAGGAGTCTGAACAGCAGACACAAGCGGACGCTCAGACTCCGCAGCAGACGTCTCGGGAGCCTGCGAGCTTCAGCAAGAGTGTGGCAGTGCAGCAGGCCTTTACAGCAGCAGCCAGCATGGGTCACACTGAG gTTGTGTCTTATCTCTTGGACTTGCCTGACGGGGATGAAGAGGACACTCCTCGTGCCCAGATGAACAGCTATGACACCCTGTGGGGCGAGACAG CGCTGACCGCTGCAGCCGGCCGAGGGAAGCTGGACGTCTGTCAGATGCTGCTGGAGCAGGGCTCGTCCGTGACCCAGCCCAACCGCAGAGGAGTGTGTCCGCTCTTCAGCTCTGTGCGTCAGGGCCACTGGCAG ACGGTGGATCTGCTGGTGTCACACGGAGCAGACGTGAACCTGGCTGATAAACAGGGCCGGACTGCGCTCATGATGGCGGCTTCGGAGGGACACCTGGACACAGTGGAGCTCCTCGTGGCTCAGG gagcgtGTGTGGATCTGAAGGATAAGGAGGGTCTGACGGCGCTCAGCTGGGGCTGTCTGAAAGGACATCTGTCTGTGGTTCGTTTCTTGGTGGAGAGAGGAGCTGCCACGGACCACGCCGATAAAAACGGACGAACGCCTCTCGATCTGGCCGCCTTCTACGGAGACTCTGACGTG GTTCAGTTCCTGGCGGATCATGGGGCTGTGATCGAGCATGTGGACTACAGCGGGATGCGTCCTCTGGACCGCGCCGTCGGCTGCAGAAACACGTCTGTGGTGCTCGCCCTGCTGAAGAAAGGAGCCAAAATCG ATC GTCCTGCTACCTGGGCAATGGCGACATCGAAACCTGACATCATGATTATCCTACTGAGTAAACTTTTAGAGGAAGGAGATGGCTTCTACAAG ATGGGTAAAGTGAAGGAGGCAGCTCAGTGCTACCAGAACGCTCTGAAGAAATTTCCCAGAGAAGGATTAAGTGAGGAACTGAAGACCTTTAAGGAGCTCAAAGTGTCTTTGTTCCTGAACTTGTCTCGCTGTCGGAGGAAAATGAAT GACTTTGGTATGGCGGAAGAGTTTGCTAGCAAGGCTCTGGAACTGAAGCCGAAGTCTTACGAGGCATTCTATGCTAGAGCCCGAGCCAAGCGTAGCAGCAG GCAATTCGTGGAAGCACTAGAAGACCTGAGGGAAGCCATAAAGCTGTGTCCCAACAGTCGTGAAATCCAGCGCCTCCTTCAGCGTGTGGACGAGGAGTACAGGCAAGTTACCCAATCAGAGGAGCCAGAGCTTGAGCCTCCTCCATCCCCACCACCATCTCCCTTACCGGTGGAGGAAGATGAGGAGCCCCCTCATCACACCCCTCCTCCTGAGCCAAGACTGGATGACATGGAGCCCGTCCAAGACTTGTTTGAGGATGACGAATTCCTAGAACAAGAGCTAGAGGCCGTGTCCTTCGGTTTTGCTTCAGACATTCGATCGAACGCTTCAAGCCTTGCCATTATATGCAGTCCACCCCTTTCTCCACCCCATCATGACACTGGCTACCTATCTGGAGGGCATGCCTTCGAGTTCCACCCAAGCTCCTCCTCTATGTCATCTCCTACACATCATAGTTACCAGTCCACCTCTCCATGCATCTCTCCAACCCATCAGAACTCCCACTACCGCCAGAGTCCACCACACACCTCTTCGGCCAATCAGTCCTCCTACCGCTTCAGCCCTCCACCCATTGGCAGTGGAGGTAACCAGGGGATGGACTATCAGAGTCCTCCGCCATCTCCTCTTAGGCGTGGGGCTCCATTCAGAGGTAGCCCTCCGATCGAGAACATGTGTCTGTATCGTTCCCAGTCTGGCTCACCAGTCCGCTACCAGCAGGATCCTTTACCTAGCCGCCCTAAATCGCCACTATTGAAGATGAGCAGCCAGCGGTCCTTCCAGCTCCAGTCGCAACCTTCCCAGAGCTCTCAGACCAGCCAGCACCACCAGGTTCAGGCTTTGCGCCTGCAGCCCTCGATGGCGCAAATCGTGCGCACTAACCAGCCCAGCAACAGCATGTACAGCCAGTTGGCGCATCCACTTAGCAGTAGGTACCAAGGTAGCTCCATGGATGTGGACAGGGACAGAGATCGAGAGCCGAGGCTGGTGTACCAACCCTCGCTGGATGGCCGGTCAATGTCTCAAGTGCAATCTAGCCTCAGTGCGGGAGCTCTCTGTCATGGGGGGCGAGGTGGGCCTGCTGGTGTCCTGGAGTCAAACTTGGGGAAAGATCAGATCCATCAGCGACCCGCATCGGCGTACCGCTCAGCTACAGGGGGACCTGGAGGCATGCGCTTCAGCCAAACCCCCCAGATAAGCCGCAGTCAGTCAGCGGCATACTATCCAGTCTCCAAGCACGAGCTCGAGAGAGCAGTGGCGGCTTCTGCTCTGCCACCGTGCCAGCTGGGCTCTCCGGAGATCCCGCACCTAGTGCGCAGACCTATCAGTGCCATCACAAGTGACCTAAAACAGCATGTACCAACCCCCAGACCACTCATCCACTCCCAGAGCGTAAATCTTCGCTTCTCCCCATCTAGCGTTAATATATCCTTAGGCTCCAGCTGCAATCTAGCCCCTGGCTTCAGGCCGTCCTCCTCCATGGCTCAAATGGAAATCCCGCTCCAGTCTGCATATGAACGGAGCTTCGATGAGCCATCTGCCCTGTCGCCCTCTCAGAGCGGACTGTACTCGGGTGAACCCGCCCGATCCCGTAACACTCCGTTCATGGGCATCATCGACAAGACTGCAAGGACTCAGCAGCAGTACCTCCACCAGCCTTCCCGGGCCTGGCCTGTGTCATCTCTGGAATCGGTTATCACTAGCCCCACGTCACCTGGGAATCTGATCCACCAGGCATCCACAGCCTCCTCCTACAGCCCCCCTACATCTCTAGGCAATATTGCCTACTACAATAAGACCAATAATGCCCAGAATGGACACATGCTAGAGGAGGAGTACTACGTCCAGCCCCAGCCCTCTTCCCTGGGCAAGCTTGCTAATGGAGGGGCACGTGATCGAGACTTCCTGGAGCGAGTGAGCCAGGCGCCGATGTACCAGGATGTTAAGGTGGCACGGACAATGCCAGTGGCACAGGCGTACCAGGAGAAGATGTACCGCCAGCTTTCCCGCGATGCCAGACAATGTCCCACCTCGCCCATCAAACCAAAGAGACCCTACGTGGAGTCAAATGTTTAA
- the LOC113112076 gene encoding protein TANC2-like isoform X1: MTRLGFLLGDKVSEGSQGPQYRMDEPDDAQVCVQGLGVSGRMSPCSTLTSSTSSPPACSPCSTLPPAAPGQAFSSPTSTLESRDSGIIATLTSYSEPMDRSRKHGDGSRSSSLKLWHSYRSTLDSSLYRVDENMTASTYSLNKIPEPGSTHCSSHPTPIYLMPRPNSVAASSWTHLEEQRHAPLRMMRQNTELRGPFAPYRLQDIALKPLLFEVPSITMDSVFTGRDWLFQEVDAYLRPAHSSTNHGVVLVGGIGFGKTAIISRLVALSCHGNRMRQIASESPQGSPKHGDDIPLTQPQTSHGALGGGSCPGTPEMRRRQEEAMRRLASQVVAYHYCQADNAYTCLVPEFVHNVAALLCRSPQLAAYRELLLKEPHIQSTLSLRSCVQDPPAAFRRGVLEPLDTLYKERKISPDEDLIILIDGLNEAEFHKPDYGDTIVSFLCKTIKRFPVWLKLLVTVRTSMQEITKPLAFHRISLDALEEHDAIDHDLQSYILQRIHSSAEIQNNISLNGKMDNTSFSKLSSHLKTLSQGCLLYLKLTFDLIERGYLVLKSSNYKVVPVSLAEVYLLQCNMRFPTQSSFDRALPLLNLALASLHPLSDEQIYQAINSGSVQGALDWDDFQQRMENLSVFLVKRRDGTRMFVHPSFREWLIWREEGEKTKFLCDLRNGHTLLAFWLSRQENRLNRQQTIELGHHILKAHIFKGLSKKVGVSSSVLQGLWVSYSTESLSTALASLRNLYTPNIKVSRLLILGGANVNYRTEVLNNAPLLCVHAHLGYSEMVHLLLENGVSVDSASESGLTPLGYASAAGHLAIVTALCKRGAKLDHLDKLGQCALVHAALRGHLEVMKFLLQSDWGPSPTESQATPSPTRATPPESQQQESEQQTQADAQTPQQTSREPASFSKSVAVQQAFTAAASMGHTEVVSYLLDLPDGDEEDTPRAQMNSYDTLWGETALTAAAGRGKLDVCQMLLEQGSSVTQPNRRGVCPLFSSVRQGHWQTVDLLVSHGADVNLADKQGRTALMMAASEGHLDTVELLVAQGACVDLKDKEGLTALSWGCLKGHLSVVRFLVERGAATDHADKNGRTPLDLAAFYGDSDVVQFLADHGAVIEHVDYSGMRPLDRAVGCRNTSVVLALLKKGAKIDRPATWAMATSKPDIMIILLSKLLEEGDGFYKMGKVKEAAQCYQNALKKFPREGLSEELKTFKELKVSLFLNLSRCRRKMNDFGMAEEFASKALELKPKSYEAFYARARAKRSSRQFVEALEDLREAIKLCPNSREIQRLLQRVDEEYRQVTQSEEPELEPPPSPPPSPLPVEEDEEPPHHTPPPEPRLDDMEPVQDLFEDDEFLEQELEAVSFGFASDIRSNASSLAIICSPPLSPPHHDTGYLSGGHAFEFHPSSSSMSSPTHHSYQSTSPCISPTHQNSHYRQSPPHTSSANQSSYRFSPPPIGSGGNQGMDYQSPPPSPLRRGAPFRGSPPIENMCLYRSQSGSPVRYQQDPLPSRPKSPLLKMSSQRSFQLQSQPSQSSQTSQHHQVQALRLQPSMAQIVRTNQPSNSMYSQLAHPLSSRYQGSSMDVDRDRDREPRLVYQPSLDGRSMSQVQSSLSAGALCHGGRGGPAGVLESNLGKDQIHQRPASAYRSATGGPGGMRFSQTPQISRSQSAAYYPVSKHELERAVAASALPPCQLGSPEIPHLVRRPISAITSDLKQHVPTPRPLIHSQSVNLRFSPSSVNISLGSSCNLAPGFRPSSSMAQMEIPLQSAYERSFDEPSALSPSQSGLYSGEPARSRNTPFMGIIDKTARTQQQYLHQPSRAWPVSSLESVITSPTSPGNLIHQASTASSYSPPTSLGNIAYYNKTNNAQNGHMLEEEYYVQPQPSSLGKLANGGARDRDFLERVSQAPMYQDVKVARTMPVAQAYQEKMYRQLSRDARQCPTSPIKPKRPYVESNV; encoded by the exons CAGAGACACGCTCCGCTGAGAATGATGCGTCAGAACACAGAGCTGCGAG GGCCCTTCGCTCCGTACAGACTGCAGGACATCGCTCTGAAGCCGCTGCTCTTCGAGGTGCCCAGCATCACCATGGACTCTGTGTTCACAGGACGTGATTGGCTCTTCCAGGAGGTCGACGCCTACCTGCGCCCCGCCCACTCCTCCACCAATCACGGCGTGGTCCTGGTGGGCGGCATCGGCTTCGGCAAAACTGCCATCATCTCGCGCCTCGTGGCTCTCAGCTGCCATGGAAACCGCATGCGACAGATCGCCTCCGAGAGCCCACAGGGGTCGCCGAAAC ATGGAGATGACATCCCTCTCACACAGCCGCAGACTTCCCATGGTGCACTGGGAGGAGGAAGCTGCCCTGGAACTCCAGAAATGAGGAGGAGGCAGGAGGAGGCCATGAGGAGGCTTGCatcacag GTCGTGGCGTATCACTACTGTCAGGCAGATAATGCATACACCTGTCTGGTGCCGGAGTTTGTGCACAATGTGGCAGCGCTTCTGTGTCGCTCGCCGCAGCTGGCCGCATACAGAGAGCTTCTGCTGAAGGAGCCGCACATTCAGAGCACGCTCAGTCTGCGATCCTGCGTCCAGGATCCCCCCGCTGCCTTCAGACGAGGCGTGCTAGAACCCCTGGACACACTTTATAAAG AGAGGAAGATCAGTCCAGATGAAGACCTCATCATCCTCATCGATGGTCTGAATGAGGCTGAGTTCCACAAACCAGACTACGGTGACACCATTGTGTCTTTCCTCTGTAAAACCATCAAGAGGTTCCCCGTCTGGCTCAAGCTGCTGGTGACGGTCAGGACCTCCATGCAG GAGATCACCAAACCTCTGGCCTTCCACCGGATCTCTCTGGACGCTCTGGAGGAACACGACGCCATCGACCACGACCTGCAGAGCTACATCCTCCAGCGCATCCACAGCAGCGCAGAGATCCAGAACAACATCTCCCTCAACGGCAAGATGGACAACACCAGCTTCAGCAAGCTGAGCTCACACCTCAAGACCCTCAGCCAGGGCTGCTTGCTCTACCTGAAGCTCACCTTTGACCTGATCGAGCGCGGCTATCTGGTGCTCAAGAGCTCCAACTACAAGGTGGTGCCGGTCAGTCTAGCCGAGGTCTACCTCCTGCAGTGTAACATGCGCTTCCCCACGCAGTCGTCCTTCGACAGGGCCCTGCCGCTGCTCAACCTGGCCCTGGCTTCACTGCATCCTCTCAGCGATGAGCAGATCTACCAGGCCATCAACAGCGGCTCGGTGCAGGGAGCGCTGGACTGGGACGACTTCCAGCAGAGGATGGAGAACCTGTCGGTGTTCCTGGTCAAGAGACGGGATGGGACACGCATGTTTGTGCACCCGTCCTTCAGAGAGTGGCTCATATGGAGAGAGGAGGGAGAGAAGACCAAGTTCCTCTGCGATCTCAG gaatgGCCACACGCTTCTGGCTTTCTGGTTGTCCAGACAAGAAAACAGACTCAACAGACAGCAGACGATTGAGCTGGGTCACCATATCCTGAAAGCACACATATTCAAG GGACTGAGTAAGAAGGTTGGGGTTTCTTCATCCGTCCTGCAAGGGCTGTGGGTGTCATACAGCACCGAGAGTTTATCCACAGCTCTGGCGTCGCTCAGAAACCTTTACACACCCAACATTAAG GTGTCCCGGCTGCTGATTCTGGGCGGCGCTAATGTGAATTACCGTACGGAGGTGTTAAACAACGCTCCGCTGCTGTGTGTGCACGCTCACCTGGGCTACTCGGAGATGGTGCACCTGCTGCTGGAGAACGGCGTCAGTGTGGACTCTGCATCTGAGAGCGGCCTCACTCCGCTGGGCTACGCCTCCGCCGCCGGACACCTGGCCATCGTCACTGCCCTGTGCAAGAGGGGAGCAAAG CTCGACCACCTGGACAAGCTCGGTCAATGTGCTCTAGTGCATGCTGCTCTCCGAGGACATCTGGAGGTGATGAAGTTTCTCCTTCAGAGTGACTGGGGCCCCTCCCCCACTGAGTCACAGGCCACGCCCTCCCCCACACGAGCCACGCCCCCAGAGTCACAGCAGCAGGAGTCTGAACAGCAGACACAAGCGGACGCTCAGACTCCGCAGCAGACGTCTCGGGAGCCTGCGAGCTTCAGCAAGAGTGTGGCAGTGCAGCAGGCCTTTACAGCAGCAGCCAGCATGGGTCACACTGAG gTTGTGTCTTATCTCTTGGACTTGCCTGACGGGGATGAAGAGGACACTCCTCGTGCCCAGATGAACAGCTATGACACCCTGTGGGGCGAGACAG CGCTGACCGCTGCAGCCGGCCGAGGGAAGCTGGACGTCTGTCAGATGCTGCTGGAGCAGGGCTCGTCCGTGACCCAGCCCAACCGCAGAGGAGTGTGTCCGCTCTTCAGCTCTGTGCGTCAGGGCCACTGGCAG ACGGTGGATCTGCTGGTGTCACACGGAGCAGACGTGAACCTGGCTGATAAACAGGGCCGGACTGCGCTCATGATGGCGGCTTCGGAGGGACACCTGGACACAGTGGAGCTCCTCGTGGCTCAGG gagcgtGTGTGGATCTGAAGGATAAGGAGGGTCTGACGGCGCTCAGCTGGGGCTGTCTGAAAGGACATCTGTCTGTGGTTCGTTTCTTGGTGGAGAGAGGAGCTGCCACGGACCACGCCGATAAAAACGGACGAACGCCTCTCGATCTGGCCGCCTTCTACGGAGACTCTGACGTG GTTCAGTTCCTGGCGGATCATGGGGCTGTGATCGAGCATGTGGACTACAGCGGGATGCGTCCTCTGGACCGCGCCGTCGGCTGCAGAAACACGTCTGTGGTGCTCGCCCTGCTGAAGAAAGGAGCCAAAATCG ATC GTCCTGCTACCTGGGCAATGGCGACATCGAAACCTGACATCATGATTATCCTACTGAGTAAACTTTTAGAGGAAGGAGATGGCTTCTACAAG ATGGGTAAAGTGAAGGAGGCAGCTCAGTGCTACCAGAACGCTCTGAAGAAATTTCCCAGAGAAGGATTAAGTGAGGAACTGAAGACCTTTAAGGAGCTCAAAGTGTCTTTGTTCCTGAACTTGTCTCGCTGTCGGAGGAAAATGAAT GACTTTGGTATGGCGGAAGAGTTTGCTAGCAAGGCTCTGGAACTGAAGCCGAAGTCTTACGAGGCATTCTATGCTAGAGCCCGAGCCAAGCGTAGCAGCAG GCAATTCGTGGAAGCACTAGAAGACCTGAGGGAAGCCATAAAGCTGTGTCCCAACAGTCGTGAAATCCAGCGCCTCCTTCAGCGTGTGGACGAGGAGTACAGGCAAGTTACCCAATCAGAGGAGCCAGAGCTTGAGCCTCCTCCATCCCCACCACCATCTCCCTTACCGGTGGAGGAAGATGAGGAGCCCCCTCATCACACCCCTCCTCCTGAGCCAAGACTGGATGACATGGAGCCCGTCCAAGACTTGTTTGAGGATGACGAATTCCTAGAACAAGAGCTAGAGGCCGTGTCCTTCGGTTTTGCTTCAGACATTCGATCGAACGCTTCAAGCCTTGCCATTATATGCAGTCCACCCCTTTCTCCACCCCATCATGACACTGGCTACCTATCTGGAGGGCATGCCTTCGAGTTCCACCCAAGCTCCTCCTCTATGTCATCTCCTACACATCATAGTTACCAGTCCACCTCTCCATGCATCTCTCCAACCCATCAGAACTCCCACTACCGCCAGAGTCCACCACACACCTCTTCGGCCAATCAGTCCTCCTACCGCTTCAGCCCTCCACCCATTGGCAGTGGAGGTAACCAGGGGATGGACTATCAGAGTCCTCCGCCATCTCCTCTTAGGCGTGGGGCTCCATTCAGAGGTAGCCCTCCGATCGAGAACATGTGTCTGTATCGTTCCCAGTCTGGCTCACCAGTCCGCTACCAGCAGGATCCTTTACCTAGCCGCCCTAAATCGCCACTATTGAAGATGAGCAGCCAGCGGTCCTTCCAGCTCCAGTCGCAACCTTCCCAGAGCTCTCAGACCAGCCAGCACCACCAGGTTCAGGCTTTGCGCCTGCAGCCCTCGATGGCGCAAATCGTGCGCACTAACCAGCCCAGCAACAGCATGTACAGCCAGTTGGCGCATCCACTTAGCAGTAGGTACCAAGGTAGCTCCATGGATGTGGACAGGGACAGAGATCGAGAGCCGAGGCTGGTGTACCAACCCTCGCTGGATGGCCGGTCAATGTCTCAAGTGCAATCTAGCCTCAGTGCGGGAGCTCTCTGTCATGGGGGGCGAGGTGGGCCTGCTGGTGTCCTGGAGTCAAACTTGGGGAAAGATCAGATCCATCAGCGACCCGCATCGGCGTACCGCTCAGCTACAGGGGGACCTGGAGGCATGCGCTTCAGCCAAACCCCCCAGATAAGCCGCAGTCAGTCAGCGGCATACTATCCAGTCTCCAAGCACGAGCTCGAGAGAGCAGTGGCGGCTTCTGCTCTGCCACCGTGCCAGCTGGGCTCTCCGGAGATCCCGCACCTAGTGCGCAGACCTATCAGTGCCATCACAAGTGACCTAAAACAGCATGTACCAACCCCCAGACCACTCATCCACTCCCAGAGCGTAAATCTTCGCTTCTCCCCATCTAGCGTTAATATATCCTTAGGCTCCAGCTGCAATCTAGCCCCTGGCTTCAGGCCGTCCTCCTCCATGGCTCAAATGGAAATCCCGCTCCAGTCTGCATATGAACGGAGCTTCGATGAGCCATCTGCCCTGTCGCCCTCTCAGAGCGGACTGTACTCGGGTGAACCCGCCCGATCCCGTAACACTCCGTTCATGGGCATCATCGACAAGACTGCAAGGACTCAGCAGCAGTACCTCCACCAGCCTTCCCGGGCCTGGCCTGTGTCATCTCTGGAATCGGTTATCACTAGCCCCACGTCACCTGGGAATCTGATCCACCAGGCATCCACAGCCTCCTCCTACAGCCCCCCTACATCTCTAGGCAATATTGCCTACTACAATAAGACCAATAATGCCCAGAATGGACACATGCTAGAGGAGGAGTACTACGTCCAGCCCCAGCCCTCTTCCCTGGGCAAGCTTGCTAATGGAGGGGCACGTGATCGAGACTTCCTGGAGCGAGTGAGCCAGGCGCCGATGTACCAGGATGTTAAGGTGGCACGGACAATGCCAGTGGCACAGGCGTACCAGGAGAAGATGTACCGCCAGCTTTCCCGCGATGCCAGACAATGTCCCACCTCGCCCATCAAACCAAAGAGACCCTACGTGGAGTCAAATGTTTAA